The DNA sequence GGCGTTGAGCGCCGGCACGCCGGGCACCAGCAGCAGGATCGACGCGATCATCGCCGTATAGGCGGTGGCGCTGCCCATCGCCCGTGCGCCCAGGACACCCAGCGCCGCGGCGACAAAGGCGACGACCACCGCCATGACAAAGACGTTGACGCCGCGATGCAGCAGCTGGTGCCGCAGATATTGGCCGATGCCGGCCGCCACCGCCACCGCCGGAAACGCCGGCCAGTCCACCCCGATCAGCTTTCCGAACGCAGCGCACGCCAGCCCGACGGCAACGGCCACCAACCAGGGCGGATGCCGCGGCGTTGCCGCCTGCAGCTGTTCCAGGTCGGCGACCACCGCCGCCGGCGTGCGGTCGGCGGCACCCCGCGCCAGCCGGCGCACCGCCTGGTCGAGCCGGTGGTTGACGCCGATCGCCGCCACGCTGGTCATGCGAGTCACGCTGGCATCGCCATCGCGCACCGTCACCTCGATGGAGCTGTAGCCGGCGCGCGTGTCGATCTGCGTCGCACCCAGCCCGCGGGCGACCAGCGCGCAGCCGGTGCGCACCACCTGCCCACGCGCGCCGCACTGCATAAGCACGCGTCCGACCGCCAGCGTCGCCAGCGCGACTTGCTCCAGGTTGCGACGGTGGCTTTGATCGGGCACGCCGCCACCTAGACCGACATCGTCGGGACTGTCCACGCCGCAGTCGGTCAAACCGCCTGGCTGTGCCTTGTGCCGGTGAAATGCGTGTCGAACGCCGCCGCGACCAGCCGCGCATAGGGCCAGCCATCGGGCTGCAACCGCACCGCGCCGCCATCGAGGCTGATCAGCCCGGCTTCGGCATAGGGTCGCAGCGCGTCGATCGCCGGCGGGTAATCGCTGCCGACATCGACGGCGCCGTCGCACAGCAGCCGCTCGATGACCAGTGCGCGGGCGCGGTCGTCGGCGGTGCGGGCAACCCCGCGAACGCCGGCGAGGTCGCCCGCCATCACCGTGTCGCGCCAGCTGCCGACATGCTTGTCGTTCTGGACGATCAGGTCGTCGAACTGGCTGATCGCCGTCGCCCCCAGCCCGACCGTGGCGCTGCCCGGATCGGTGGTATAGCCCTGGAAGTTGCGGCGCAGCGTGCCGGCGGCGGCGGCGATCGCCATCGGGTCTTCGGGCCGGGCGAAGTGGTCGAAGCCGATCGCGGCATAGCCGGCCCTGGTGAACAGCGCATTGGCGAGCGCGCTCTGGGCAAAGCGCGTTTCGGCGTCGGGCAGTTCGGCATCGGCGATCATCCGCTGCCGGGCGATCATCGCCGGCAGATGGGCATAGCCGAACACCGCGACCCGGTCGGGTGCCAGCGTCAGGGCCCTGGTGATGCTGTCGGCAAGGTCGACCTCGGTCTGCAGCGGCAGGCCGTACATCAGGTCGAAATTGATCCCGGCGATGCCGCTGGCGCGGGCGGATCGCACCGCGTCGGCGATCATGTCGAACGGCTGCACCCGGTTGATGCGCGCCTGCACATGCGGTGCGAAGGTCTGCACCCCCAGGCTGATGCGGTTGACACCGGCGGCGGCCAGCGCCGGAATATAGGCGGCATCGAGCGCGCGCGGATCGAGTTCCACACCGATCTCCGCATCGCTGGCGACGTCGAACGCCTTCAGCAGGTCGCCGATGATGCCTCCCAGTTCCGCCGCCGCCAGGCTGTTGGGGCTGCCGCCGCCGAACTGGATGCCGGTGACGCGGCCGCGCATCCGCGCCGCAACGGTGGCGATTTCGGCCTTCAGCGCGGTCACATAGGTCGAAAGCCGGCCATCGCGGGTCAGGTCACCGCGGACCGCCCCGGTGTTGCAGCCGCAATACCAGCAGATCTGCCGGCAATAGGGGATGTGGAGATACAGGGACACCGGCGTTCCCGGCGCGATGCGATCGAGCGCCGCCGCCTGTTCGGCGGCCCCCACGCCATCGCCGAACTGCGCCGCCGTCGGGTAGCTGGTATAGCGCGGGACCGGCCGCGCCGCGAGATCGGGGATATAGCGGATCATCGTCCAGACCTAACGCCGGCGCCGGGCAATTCCTTGATCTGGATCAATGATGGACGCCGGGACGGCGTGCGAGGAGCGCCCTTCAACCCCGGGGGTCCCCGCCATGCGCATCCTGTTCATCCACCCCAACTATCATTCGGGAGGGGCGGAAATCGCCGGCAACTGGCCCCCGGCCTGGGTCGCCTATCTGTCGGGCGCCCTGAAGGCGGTGGGCTATACCGACATCCGGTTCATCGACGCGATGACCAACAACCTCAACGACGATGACATCCAGGCGCTGATCGTCGGCTACAAGCCCGACATCGTCGGCTGCACCGCCATTACCCCGTCGATCTACAAGGCCGAGCGCGTCCTGCAGATCGCCCGCGAGGCCGACCCGGATGTCGTCACCGTGCTTGGCGGTGTCCACGCCACCTTCATGTACCGCCAGGTCCTCGCCGAAGCGCCGTGGATCGATGCCATCGTCCGCGGCGAGGGCGAGGAAATCATCACCGCGCTCGTCCGCGCCGTCGAAGCCGGTGACTGGAAGGCGAAACGCGCCGGCATCCCGGGCCTGGCCTTCATCGACGATGGCAAGGTCGTCGCCACGGCGGCAGCGCCCACGATCAAGAATGTCGATTCGATCGTTGCCGACTGGGGCATCCTCGAATGGAGCAAATACAACTACATCCCGCTCGGCGTGCGCGTCGCCATCCCGAACATGGCGCGCGGTTGCCCGTTCACCTGCTCCTTCTGCTCGCAGTGGAAGTTCTGGCGCGATTATCGCGTCCGCGACCCGATCAAGGTCGTCGACGAGATCGAAGGGCTGATGCGTGACCACCAGGTCGGCTTCTTCATCCTCGCCGACGAGGAACCGACGATCAACCGCAAGAAATTCATCGCCTTTTGCGAGGAACTGATCCGCCGCGACCTGGGCATCCTGTGGGGCATCAACACCCGCGTCACCGACATCCTGCGCGACGAGGCGCTGCTGCCGATGTACCGCAAGGCCGGGCTGATCCACGTCTCGCTCGGCACCGAGGCGGCGGCGCAGCTGAAACTCGACCTGTTCAACAAGGAAACCACCGTCGCCCAGAACAAGAAGGCGATCGAGCTGCTGCGCAAGGCCGGCATTGTCGTGGAGGCGCAGTTCATCGTCGGCATGGAAAATGAAACGGCGGAAACGCTGGAAGAAAATTATCGCATGGCGCGCGACTGGAAGCCCGATCTGGCGAACTGGTCGATGTACACGCCCTGGCCGTTTTCGGACCTTTTCAAGGACCTGGGCGACAAGGTCGAAGTGTTCGACTATGAAAAATACAATTTCGTCACGCCGATCATCAAGCCGCTGGCGATGGACCGCGGCGAACTGCTCGACCGGGTGATGAACAACTACCGGCGCTTCTACCTGCGCAAGGCGTTGTTTTCCTACCCCTGGGCCGGCACCGGCGTGCGCCGGCGCTATCTGCTCGGCTGCCTCAAGGCGTTCCTCAAGGCAGGCTTCGAACGCAAGTTCTACGATCTCGGCAAGGTCGATTACTGGGGCCCGCAGAGCCGCGAGAAGGTCAATTTCAACTTCGACGAAACGCGCACCCGCGCGCTCGACAGCGATGTCGAATGGCAGCCCGCCAAGGGCCACCGCCGCCGCGAAAAGCGCATCGCCCCGCCCGCGCCGCTGGCCTGCGGCGGCGGTCGCGGCCAGCTCCCCGACTCCGTGACGGACATCATCGATGTACGCAAATGAGGCACTTGCCCCCCGGGACGTCACCGTCGTTGCCGCACCGCCCACCGGCCGCATCGGCCCCAACGCCGTCACCCGGATGGCCGAGGCACTGACGGCACATGGCGGCAGCGGCCTGACCGCCAGCATCTTCGCCCATGCCGGCCTTGCCCGCTATCTGGCAACACCGCCCGAAGCCATGGTCGATGAAACCGAGGTGGCGCGGCTGCACCTGACCGTTGCGGCGCGGCTGCAGCGCCACGATGGCGTCGCCGTGGCCCGTGATGCCGGAAGGCGGACCGCCGACTATCTGCTGGCCCGGCGCATTCCGCGGGCCGCGCAATGGCTGCTGCGGCAGTTGCCGCGCCGCACCGCCGCGGGGATCATGGCCAGGGCGATCGCCGGACATGCCTGGACCTTTGCAGGCAGCGGCCGCTTCAACCATGTGTTCGATCCCGCCGATCGCCGGACGCTGTGGCTCAACATCATCGATTCGCCGCTGTGCCGCGACCCCGAGATGCCGGCCCCGGCGTGCGATTATTTCGCCGCCACCTTCGAAGGCGTGTTCGGCGCCATATTGGGCCCGACGACGCGCGTCGTGGAAATCGAATGCAGCGCCAGCGGCGCCCCGGCGTGTCGTTTTCGCGTTCGCTGGTAGGCGATTTCGGCAAAGTTTGATTGCACGGATTACACTATATGGGGTATATTCAGATTCCAGAATACACCACATATAGAGAGCAGATCATGACACCCGACACTCGCCCCGTGCGGCAGCTCGACCCCGGAATGGGCCAGGCCGTCGCCGAACGAACCGTGCTGCGCCCGCGCGTCACCGCCGCCGAAGTCGCCCGGCGCGGCGGCAAGCTGCACATCGCGCTGCACGATCCGCATTATTTCGACTGGCTGCGCGCCGGCCATTATGCCGGGCTGGAGATCATCGACGACGCCGGCGCCGCCCCGGTCGGGCGGCCGCCGATCGAATATGAAAGCTGGGGCGAAGTCGCCGAGCGCGTCTCGCTGGGCAATGCGCTGCTGATGCCGTCGCTGCCCGACGACCCGCATCATGGCGACACCGAACAACAGGGCCTGGAACGCCATATCGCCCGCGCCACCATCCTGTTGTCCGGCCGCCACCTCCAGCATGGCGACGCCAGCCAGCCGGGGCGCAACCAGGAAGTGTTCACCAACTGCGCGACCGCCGCGACCAGCTTCGCGCTGTTCTACCTGCTGCTCAACGGCTCGGGCGTCGGGCGCGACTATTCCGACGAGATGACGCTGGTCGATTTCGACCATGCGCCGCAGCTGGTCTGCGTCCTCGACGAAA is a window from the Polymorphobacter fuscus genome containing:
- a CDS encoding threonine/serine exporter family protein produces the protein MPDQSHRRNLEQVALATLAVGRVLMQCGARGQVVRTGCALVARGLGATQIDTRAGYSSIEVTVRDGDASVTRMTSVAAIGVNHRLDQAVRRLARGAADRTPAAVVADLEQLQAATPRHPPWLVAVAVGLACAAFGKLIGVDWPAFPAVAVAAGIGQYLRHQLLHRGVNVFVMAVVVAFVAAALGVLGARAMGSATAYTAMIASILLLVPGVPALNAQSDIIEGDPTLGSARAVWVAMLLIFVVAGVVIAQALTGATP
- the hemN gene encoding oxygen-independent coproporphyrinogen III oxidase, which encodes MIRYIPDLAARPVPRYTSYPTAAQFGDGVGAAEQAAALDRIAPGTPVSLYLHIPYCRQICWYCGCNTGAVRGDLTRDGRLSTYVTALKAEIATVAARMRGRVTGIQFGGGSPNSLAAAELGGIIGDLLKAFDVASDAEIGVELDPRALDAAYIPALAAAGVNRISLGVQTFAPHVQARINRVQPFDMIADAVRSARASGIAGINFDLMYGLPLQTEVDLADSITRALTLAPDRVAVFGYAHLPAMIARQRMIADAELPDAETRFAQSALANALFTRAGYAAIGFDHFARPEDPMAIAAAAGTLRRNFQGYTTDPGSATVGLGATAISQFDDLIVQNDKHVGSWRDTVMAGDLAGVRGVARTADDRARALVIERLLCDGAVDVGSDYPPAIDALRPYAEAGLISLDGGAVRLQPDGWPYARLVAAAFDTHFTGTRHSQAV
- the bchE gene encoding magnesium-protoporphyrin IX monomethyl ester anaerobic oxidative cyclase; translation: MRILFIHPNYHSGGAEIAGNWPPAWVAYLSGALKAVGYTDIRFIDAMTNNLNDDDIQALIVGYKPDIVGCTAITPSIYKAERVLQIAREADPDVVTVLGGVHATFMYRQVLAEAPWIDAIVRGEGEEIITALVRAVEAGDWKAKRAGIPGLAFIDDGKVVATAAAPTIKNVDSIVADWGILEWSKYNYIPLGVRVAIPNMARGCPFTCSFCSQWKFWRDYRVRDPIKVVDEIEGLMRDHQVGFFILADEEPTINRKKFIAFCEELIRRDLGILWGINTRVTDILRDEALLPMYRKAGLIHVSLGTEAAAQLKLDLFNKETTVAQNKKAIELLRKAGIVVEAQFIVGMENETAETLEENYRMARDWKPDLANWSMYTPWPFSDLFKDLGDKVEVFDYEKYNFVTPIIKPLAMDRGELLDRVMNNYRRFYLRKALFSYPWAGTGVRRRYLLGCLKAFLKAGFERKFYDLGKVDYWGPQSREKVNFNFDETRTRALDSDVEWQPAKGHRRREKRIAPPAPLACGGGRGQLPDSVTDIIDVRK
- the bchJ gene encoding bacteriochlorophyll 4-vinyl reductase, with translation MYANEALAPRDVTVVAAPPTGRIGPNAVTRMAEALTAHGGSGLTASIFAHAGLARYLATPPEAMVDETEVARLHLTVAARLQRHDGVAVARDAGRRTADYLLARRIPRAAQWLLRQLPRRTAAGIMARAIAGHAWTFAGSGRFNHVFDPADRRTLWLNIIDSPLCRDPEMPAPACDYFAATFEGVFGAILGPTTRVVEIECSASGAPACRFRVRW